A genomic window from Litoreibacter janthinus includes:
- a CDS encoding LysR family transcriptional regulator, translating to MAQGQFEYFQMRCFVAVAEELSFRRAADRLNMTQPPLSRQIKILEERVNLRLLERSNRHVSLTSAGESFYKSAVDIIQRSEHAVLNARQAERGDTGSIALGFVPSAAFRFMPLIAQRMAAEMPKVSLTPIEMMGYEVIEAQRSGRIDLGLTRMENPRGDIERTRVIHEPFVLAIPKRHPLAKKVDLTISDFDGEPFISFAKDRGGYLKETLDALFYACNILPDTVLGASQTHAVISLVNHGLGFALVPRSAQVIQMENIVYREIELPTQFRSDMYLVSRSGRNSVVRDRVKRLIIEILGQFREED from the coding sequence ATGGCCCAAGGGCAGTTTGAATACTTCCAGATGAGGTGCTTTGTTGCCGTTGCAGAAGAGTTGAGTTTTCGCCGCGCGGCGGATCGGTTGAACATGACGCAACCTCCCTTGTCGCGGCAAATCAAGATACTTGAGGAACGAGTGAATCTGCGACTTCTGGAACGGAGCAATCGACATGTCAGCCTCACCTCAGCCGGTGAAAGCTTCTACAAAAGTGCTGTCGATATAATTCAACGATCTGAACATGCTGTCCTTAATGCCCGTCAGGCTGAACGTGGTGATACCGGAAGCATCGCCTTAGGTTTTGTGCCTTCGGCGGCGTTCAGGTTCATGCCGCTTATCGCTCAACGCATGGCTGCGGAAATGCCCAAAGTGTCGCTCACTCCGATAGAAATGATGGGCTATGAGGTGATCGAGGCGCAGCGTTCCGGCCGGATCGATCTGGGGTTAACCCGGATGGAGAACCCAAGAGGTGATATCGAACGCACAAGGGTCATCCATGAACCGTTCGTTCTTGCCATCCCGAAGCGGCATCCCCTCGCTAAAAAAGTGGATCTCACGATCTCGGACTTTGATGGAGAGCCCTTTATCTCGTTCGCAAAAGACCGCGGCGGGTATCTCAAAGAGACACTCGACGCACTGTTTTATGCGTGCAATATCTTGCCAGATACGGTGCTGGGTGCCAGCCAGACACACGCGGTGATCAGTTTGGTGAATCACGGTCTCGGCTTCGCGCTCGTTCCCCGATCTGCGCAGGTCATTCAGATGGAAAACATAGTATATCGCGAGATCGAACTTCCCACACAGTTCCGTTCGGATATGTACTTGGTATCTAGGTCTGGACGGAATTCGGTTGTGCGTGATCGCGTAAAGCGCCTTATCATCGAAATTCTTGGACAGTTTCGAGAGGAGGATTAA
- a CDS encoding ABC transporter substrate-binding protein codes for MNRFTYLIAASAFSSTAALGAYAQDNSVTVVLSEELEIVEPCSATKSNVGRVLFQNISETVTEMDPATGLEPRLAESWEDMGNGTWRFTLRKGVTFSDGSAMEADDVAHSLVRMKSPAIACEIGAKFFGGIDITSNIIDAHTIDVTADPAQPILPMLMSTVTVTPSDTPLDKFVDQPIGTGPYTFDEYARGQYIKLSANPNYWGEKPTVQSATYVFRADSAVRAAMVAAGEADISPSIALQDATDPAMDFSYPNSETVFLRIEHAQAPLNDRRVREALNVAVDREAFVGTILANGTLLATGITPPSTIGYDADLKPYAYDPDRARALLEEAKADGVPIDTEITLIGRTNNFGNVLETMEALLGMYQDVGFNMKLEMVEVAEWLERYAKPFPENRGPELIEAQHDNANGDPVFSMYFKYHSEGQQSGLTDPKVDTMIAEATAATGDARAAKWKELFGYLHEDIIADVMLFHMVGFSRVNERLDFVPTIRTNSELQLSQIKFK; via the coding sequence ATGAACCGATTTACTTACCTCATCGCAGCGTCAGCGTTTTCATCGACAGCCGCGCTCGGGGCTTATGCCCAGGACAATTCCGTCACCGTCGTGTTGTCGGAGGAACTTGAGATTGTCGAACCATGCTCGGCCACCAAATCCAACGTGGGCCGCGTCCTATTTCAAAACATCTCGGAAACCGTAACTGAGATGGACCCCGCGACTGGCCTCGAACCACGTCTTGCGGAAAGCTGGGAGGACATGGGCAACGGCACATGGCGCTTCACCTTGCGCAAAGGCGTGACGTTCAGCGATGGCTCCGCGATGGAAGCGGACGACGTCGCGCATTCACTTGTGCGCATGAAGTCACCGGCTATCGCATGTGAAATAGGTGCGAAATTCTTTGGTGGTATCGACATCACCTCTAACATTATTGACGCGCATACGATTGACGTTACCGCTGATCCGGCTCAGCCGATTTTGCCGATGCTGATGTCTACCGTGACGGTGACGCCGTCTGATACCCCGCTGGACAAGTTTGTCGATCAGCCTATCGGAACAGGGCCTTACACATTTGATGAGTATGCCCGTGGTCAGTATATAAAACTGTCTGCGAACCCGAATTATTGGGGTGAAAAGCCGACCGTCCAGTCGGCGACCTACGTGTTCCGTGCAGACAGCGCCGTTCGTGCCGCCATGGTCGCGGCGGGGGAGGCCGACATTTCGCCAAGCATCGCACTTCAGGATGCAACTGATCCGGCGATGGATTTTTCCTATCCCAACTCGGAAACAGTGTTCCTTCGCATTGAGCACGCACAAGCACCACTTAATGATCGTCGCGTTCGCGAAGCCCTAAACGTAGCTGTTGATCGTGAAGCTTTCGTTGGCACCATCCTTGCCAATGGCACGCTTCTGGCAACCGGCATCACACCTCCGTCTACGATCGGTTATGATGCTGATCTTAAGCCTTACGCCTACGATCCGGATCGCGCCCGCGCATTGCTGGAGGAGGCAAAGGCTGATGGTGTCCCGATTGACACCGAGATCACGCTGATCGGACGGACCAATAACTTCGGAAACGTGCTCGAGACGATGGAAGCGTTGCTGGGCATGTACCAAGACGTGGGTTTCAACATGAAGCTTGAAATGGTGGAAGTGGCTGAATGGCTTGAACGCTATGCCAAGCCGTTCCCGGAAAACCGAGGCCCAGAGCTGATTGAGGCGCAACACGACAATGCCAACGGTGACCCAGTGTTCTCCATGTATTTCAAGTATCACTCCGAGGGCCAGCAATCCGGCCTGACCGATCCCAAGGTTGATACTATGATTGCCGAGGCGACCGCTGCCACCGGTGACGCGCGAGCCGCCAAGTGGAAAGAGTTGTTCGGCTACCTTCACGAAGATATCATTGCGGACGTCATGCTATTCCACATGGTCGGATTCAGTCGTGTCAACGAGCGGCTGGACTTCGTGCCGACAATCCGCACCAACAGCGAACTGCAGCTTTCGCAGATCAAGTTCAAGTAA
- a CDS encoding ABC transporter permease, with the protein MMKFLGKRAVASAISLVGLMLLVFFLSRLSGDPTGLYLPLDASEESRNQFREIHGLNDPLIVQFFNYMGDLARLDFGDSIRRSEPAIDVVLRGFVWTLQLALITMSLVVTLAIVVGSLAAFHVGGVFDRIATFFSLIGASAPDFWIAIVAIVIFSVNLGWVPTSGTGSIWHWILPVSVLFIRPFGLVLQIVRGSMITALSSAYVKTARAKGIKNRSIIFVHALRNALLPVITVIGDQAAALLNGAVVIESIFGFPGVGKLMIDSILQRDFTVVMAAIMVTALAIFIMNLLIDILYSVLDPRIRY; encoded by the coding sequence ATGATGAAGTTCTTGGGAAAACGGGCTGTTGCAAGCGCCATTTCTCTTGTCGGCCTCATGTTGCTGGTATTTTTCCTGAGCCGGCTATCAGGCGACCCAACAGGCTTGTACCTGCCGCTCGACGCCTCGGAAGAAAGCCGGAACCAGTTCAGGGAAATTCATGGTCTGAATGATCCGCTGATCGTGCAGTTCTTTAACTATATGGGTGATCTTGCGCGCCTCGACTTCGGGGACTCGATCCGACGTTCCGAGCCTGCCATTGATGTGGTCCTACGGGGCTTTGTCTGGACCTTACAGCTTGCATTGATCACGATGTCGCTGGTCGTCACGCTGGCAATTGTCGTCGGGTCTTTGGCAGCATTTCACGTCGGCGGGGTTTTTGATCGTATCGCGACGTTCTTCTCGCTGATCGGGGCAAGCGCTCCGGATTTCTGGATTGCCATCGTCGCAATCGTTATCTTTTCTGTGAATTTGGGGTGGGTTCCGACCTCTGGCACAGGCAGCATATGGCACTGGATTTTACCCGTCTCGGTGCTCTTCATCAGACCTTTTGGGCTTGTGCTGCAGATTGTGCGCGGCTCGATGATTACCGCGCTCAGCTCTGCCTATGTCAAAACCGCCCGCGCCAAAGGGATCAAGAACCGGTCGATTATCTTTGTTCACGCGCTGCGCAACGCATTGTTGCCTGTCATCACGGTCATAGGCGATCAGGCCGCAGCACTTCTGAACGGGGCGGTGGTGATCGAGTCAATATTTGGCTTCCCCGGCGTTGGAAAATTGATGATCGACTCGATTCTGCAACGTGACTTCACCGTTGTTATGGCCGCGATCATGGTCACTGCATTGGCGATTTTCATCATGAACCTTCTGATCGATATCCTTTACTCGGTCCTCGATCCCCGCATTAGGTATTGA
- a CDS encoding ABC transporter permease — protein sequence MANSDLVPDTPEAPSPSAQLLRMLWNDKFAFVSVLFLLVVLFCALFGPLLLEDVATKQNLRGRNAPPFDFSANWLYWLGGDALGRPLLARIIVAAQNTIFVAAGAVFFSLTIGTSLGLIAGYTSKTLSQVIMRLADIIMSFPSLLLAVIVLFMLDSSVFNLVIVLAITRIPVYLRTARAETLEVRERMFVQAARVMGASNRRIIFRHILPVVFPTLVTIATLDFAFVMLAESSLSFLGIGIQPPEITWGLMVAQGRSYLTTAWGLSFWPGLAIILTTLSLNLLSNWMRTALDPAQRWRLENVRTKNG from the coding sequence ATGGCAAACTCTGACCTTGTTCCGGATACCCCCGAAGCACCCAGTCCATCTGCGCAGCTGCTGCGGATGCTTTGGAATGACAAGTTCGCATTCGTTTCGGTGCTTTTCCTGCTGGTCGTCTTGTTTTGCGCCTTGTTTGGACCGCTATTGCTGGAAGATGTTGCGACCAAACAGAACCTGCGTGGACGAAATGCGCCGCCGTTCGATTTTTCCGCCAACTGGCTTTACTGGCTGGGCGGCGACGCTCTTGGGCGCCCGCTACTCGCTCGGATTATTGTGGCCGCTCAGAACACTATTTTTGTGGCGGCTGGCGCGGTCTTCTTTTCCCTGACCATCGGGACAAGTCTGGGCTTGATTGCCGGTTACACGTCCAAAACCCTGAGCCAGGTCATCATGCGCCTCGCCGATATCATCATGTCATTCCCGTCGCTATTGCTGGCTGTGATTGTCCTTTTCATGCTGGATAGCTCCGTGTTCAACTTGGTGATTGTTCTCGCGATTACGCGCATCCCAGTCTACCTGCGGACCGCACGCGCAGAGACGCTTGAGGTCCGTGAAAGGATGTTCGTCCAAGCCGCCCGCGTGATGGGGGCTTCAAATCGAAGGATTATTTTCCGCCATATCTTGCCTGTCGTGTTTCCGACTTTGGTGACGATCGCGACGTTGGATTTCGCCTTTGTCATGTTGGCAGAGTCGTCGCTGTCGTTTCTTGGTATCGGCATTCAGCCGCCAGAGATCACTTGGGGTCTCATGGTCGCGCAGGGCCGGTCCTATCTGACCACCGCATGGGGGCTGTCATTCTGGCCCGGGCTGGCCATCATCCTGACCACCCTATCGCTTAACCTGCTGTCGAACTGGATGCGGACTGCTCTTGACCCCGCTCAACGCTGGCGCCTCGAGAATGTGAGGACGAAAAATGGGTGA
- a CDS encoding ABC transporter ATP-binding protein → MGDRLLEVRNLSVDFHTSHGTVHAVRDVSWHLDRGETLAILGESGSGKSVSASAVLNLIDMPPGEITSGEILFEGRDVIKMSSEERRALNGHRIAMIFQDPLSHLNPVYSVGFQIAETMTAHGVDNSQTRAKTVELLERVGIPDAATKVDAYPHQFSGGQRQRIMIAMALALKPDILIADEPTTALDVTVQAQILALLEELQEETGMGLLLITHDLGVVAEVADRVVVMNSGQIVETGTSSEVYHNPTHPYTKKLIAAIPGSGEMAKELGPGIKPILEISGLTKHYGAFAALDNVSLTVLPGESVAIVGESGSGKSTLAKTILRLEEATSGQALFDGQDLISMNAKDLFNVRRDIQMVFQDPTQSLNPRMSIYEIVSEAFVIHPEILAKQLWKSRVCELLEQVGLQADHMYRYPHQFSGGQRQRIAIARALALEPKLIVCDEAVSALDVSIQAQVLSLLTGLQDDLGLSFLFIAHDLPLVRDFAHRVIVMQNGKIVEQGPVAQIFDAPREDYTRNLIAASLSPDPKIQAERRVALRKLQGAVT, encoded by the coding sequence ATGGGTGATCGTCTTTTGGAGGTGAGGAACCTCTCGGTAGACTTCCATACGTCGCATGGAACGGTCCACGCGGTCCGCGATGTGAGTTGGCATCTGGATCGTGGCGAAACGCTGGCCATCCTTGGCGAGTCCGGTTCTGGTAAGTCGGTATCTGCTTCGGCGGTCTTGAACTTGATCGACATGCCCCCAGGCGAGATAACGTCTGGCGAGATTTTGTTTGAGGGCAGGGACGTCATTAAGATGTCCTCCGAGGAACGGCGTGCATTGAACGGGCACCGGATCGCGATGATCTTCCAAGACCCGCTGAGCCATTTGAACCCAGTCTATTCGGTCGGCTTTCAAATTGCGGAGACGATGACCGCGCATGGCGTAGACAATTCGCAAACGCGGGCGAAGACGGTCGAGCTACTAGAACGGGTGGGAATTCCGGACGCAGCGACCAAAGTCGACGCCTATCCCCACCAGTTTTCTGGCGGGCAGCGTCAGCGGATCATGATCGCGATGGCCTTGGCACTTAAGCCCGATATCCTGATCGCAGATGAACCGACTACCGCTCTCGATGTCACCGTGCAGGCCCAAATTCTAGCCTTGCTGGAGGAGCTGCAGGAAGAAACGGGCATGGGTCTTTTGCTGATCACCCACGACCTAGGGGTGGTGGCCGAAGTAGCGGACCGAGTGGTTGTCATGAACTCCGGCCAGATCGTTGAAACCGGCACCTCCAGCGAGGTTTATCACAACCCGACTCATCCCTACACCAAGAAGCTGATCGCGGCGATTCCGGGCAGTGGTGAAATGGCGAAAGAATTGGGGCCAGGGATCAAACCCATTCTTGAAATCTCTGGGTTGACCAAACATTACGGTGCATTCGCCGCGCTGGATAACGTCAGTTTGACGGTTTTGCCGGGGGAATCCGTCGCCATCGTTGGTGAGTCTGGCTCTGGGAAGTCTACGTTGGCGAAGACAATACTGCGGCTGGAAGAGGCAACAAGTGGTCAGGCCCTATTCGACGGTCAGGATCTTATCAGCATGAATGCAAAGGACCTGTTCAACGTCCGCCGCGATATTCAGATGGTGTTTCAGGACCCAACCCAATCGCTCAACCCACGAATGTCGATCTACGAGATCGTTTCCGAAGCGTTCGTCATTCATCCCGAAATACTTGCCAAGCAACTCTGGAAATCGCGGGTCTGCGAATTACTGGAGCAGGTCGGATTGCAAGCAGATCATATGTACCGCTACCCCCATCAGTTTTCTGGTGGGCAGAGGCAACGTATCGCCATTGCGCGGGCTTTGGCATTGGAGCCGAAACTGATTGTTTGTGACGAAGCGGTTTCCGCATTAGATGTTTCAATCCAAGCGCAAGTTCTGTCGCTTTTGACTGGCTTGCAGGATGACCTAGGCTTGAGTTTCCTTTTTATCGCCCATGACCTTCCTTTGGTCAGGGATTTTGCCCATAGGGTCATCGTTATGCAAAATGGTAAAATCGTTGAGCAGGGGCCAGTCGCACAAATCTTTGACGCTCCGCGCGAGGACTACACCCGCAACCTTATTGCGGCCAGCTTAAGTCCGGACCCAAAGATACAGGCGGAACGGCGCGTGGCACTTAGAAAATTGCAAGGAGCAGTAACGTGA
- a CDS encoding DUF475 domain-containing protein produces the protein MSQTLKYFLWPFAFTALGLVLAYWLGYQMTGTVTGALSFFLIGCILAVLEISLSFDNAIVNANILKTMEPKWQHRFLTWGILIAVFGMRIIFPLAVVAIAAKIGPISAIVLAATDPQEYARIMEDSHIGISAFGGTFLMMVALTYFIDQSKEVDWIRMIERRLRSWASIRGLEIAAVLSAALILSILLPEVDGATFLFAAVCGLLTFLAVELVAHFLDAQKEAQTMAAKGGFGAFLYLEVLDASFSFDGVIGAFALTQNLFLIAIGLGIGAFYVRSMTIMLVERKTLSQFRYLEHGAFYSVLALSIIMYAQSLWHIPELVTGLIGAALISLSLISSIRHNKADQKA, from the coding sequence GTGAGCCAGACACTGAAATACTTCCTGTGGCCGTTTGCATTTACCGCCCTCGGGTTGGTCCTAGCTTATTGGCTTGGCTACCAAATGACGGGGACCGTCACGGGCGCGCTGTCGTTTTTTCTGATTGGCTGCATTCTAGCAGTGCTTGAAATCTCGTTGAGCTTCGACAATGCCATCGTTAACGCCAATATCCTCAAGACCATGGAGCCGAAGTGGCAACACAGGTTTCTGACGTGGGGCATTCTGATCGCCGTTTTCGGGATGCGCATCATTTTCCCGCTCGCGGTCGTGGCGATTGCCGCCAAAATCGGACCCATCTCGGCGATTGTTCTCGCGGCAACGGACCCCCAAGAATATGCGCGGATCATGGAAGACTCCCACATCGGGATATCTGCGTTTGGCGGCACATTCCTGATGATGGTCGCCTTGACGTATTTCATTGACCAGTCGAAGGAAGTCGACTGGATCAGGATGATCGAACGCCGCCTGAGAAGCTGGGCCTCCATTCGCGGCCTTGAAATCGCCGCGGTGCTGAGCGCTGCTCTGATACTCTCCATTCTGCTACCCGAAGTCGACGGCGCGACCTTCCTTTTTGCTGCAGTCTGCGGACTTCTAACGTTCCTAGCTGTAGAATTGGTGGCGCATTTTCTGGATGCCCAGAAAGAAGCACAAACTATGGCTGCAAAAGGCGGGTTTGGCGCCTTTCTTTACCTAGAAGTTCTGGATGCCAGCTTTTCGTTCGACGGCGTCATCGGCGCATTCGCATTGACGCAGAACCTGTTCTTGATCGCAATCGGCCTCGGCATCGGTGCATTTTACGTGCGATCCATGACGATCATGCTGGTTGAACGGAAAACGCTGTCTCAGTTTCGGTATCTCGAACATGGTGCGTTCTACTCGGTACTGGCTCTGTCGATCATCATGTACGCTCAATCGCTTTGGCATATCCCAGAGCTTGTTACAGGCCTGATCGGTGCCGCGCTGATCAGCTTGTCCCTTATTTCTTCAATTCGACACAACAAGGCGGACCAGAAGGCATGA
- a CDS encoding ribonuclease activity regulator RraA, whose product MSEHTLSPETKELLEAVSVATLATALYKRGLRNQVIQDVRPVGRKGRNMVGPAFTLRYMPAREDRNQLVEFRNPKHPQRLAVETCPPGHVMVMDSRKSANAASAGDILITRLMMRGAAGVVTDGGFRDAMNIGELEMPAYHNRPSSPTNLTLNEAIEINGPIGCGDAPVFPGDILVGDDDSVIVIPAHLADEVAKEAVEMTAFEDFVLSKVQAGASIIGLYPATKEENLEEFKNWRAEHGR is encoded by the coding sequence ATGTCCGAGCACACACTTTCGCCAGAAACCAAAGAACTTTTGGAAGCGGTGTCCGTCGCGACGCTGGCCACGGCGCTCTACAAACGTGGACTGCGCAATCAGGTGATACAGGACGTCCGGCCCGTCGGCCGGAAGGGTCGCAACATGGTGGGACCTGCCTTTACGCTGCGATACATGCCCGCCCGCGAAGACCGAAACCAGCTGGTCGAGTTCAGAAATCCAAAGCACCCCCAGCGTCTCGCGGTTGAGACATGCCCTCCGGGTCACGTGATGGTTATGGACAGCCGCAAAAGCGCAAATGCAGCATCGGCAGGGGACATTCTGATCACGCGGCTGATGATGCGCGGGGCGGCTGGCGTTGTCACCGATGGCGGGTTTCGTGACGCCATGAACATCGGTGAGTTAGAGATGCCCGCCTACCACAACCGGCCCTCCAGTCCGACGAACCTAACGCTAAACGAAGCGATCGAAATTAACGGGCCAATCGGTTGCGGGGATGCGCCAGTGTTTCCTGGCGACATTCTGGTCGGCGATGACGACAGTGTTATCGTGATTCCGGCTCACTTGGCAGACGAAGTGGCAAAAGAAGCCGTAGAAATGACCGCCTTCGAGGACTTTGTTCTGAGCAAGGTTCAGGCTGGCGCGTCGATCATTGGCCTCTACCCCGCGACCAAAGAAGAGAACCTTGAAGAATTCAAAAACTGGCGCGCTGAACACGGTCGCTAG
- a CDS encoding aldehyde dehydrogenase (NADP(+)), producing the protein MKFEPHGKHLIAGKWVAGTATFASEPAHGPSHSYSVGTPELVDAACQAAEEAFWSFGYSTRQERADFLNAIADEIDARGAQITEIGTQETGLPEARLEGERGRTIGQLRLFASHILAGDYLDKRHDAALPERAPIPRPDLKLVQRPIGPVAVFGASNFPLAFSTAGGDTASALAAGCPVVVKGHSAHPGTGEIIAEAINAAIARCKVHPGVFSLIQGGKRDVGTALVQHPLINAVGFTGSLGGGRALFDLCAQRPNPIPFFGELGSVNPMFLLPSAIANRSQDIGAGWAASMTMGAGQFCTNPGIAVVIDGPDADAFAEAATQALEATSAQTMLTDGIAEAYRKGRDRVSAAKGITELLTTTCNLRNATPYLYATTGEAWLANEALGEEVFGPLGLIVRVKDQAEMLEVAKALEGQLTCTLHMDAADTDIAQKLMPVLERKAGRILANGFPTGVEVSDAMVHGGPYPASTNFGATSVGTLAIRRFLRPVCFQNIPDDLVPE; encoded by the coding sequence ATGAAATTCGAACCCCACGGAAAACACTTGATCGCAGGAAAATGGGTAGCTGGAACCGCAACCTTTGCGTCCGAGCCTGCTCATGGCCCAAGCCATAGCTATTCGGTGGGAACTCCGGAACTGGTCGATGCAGCCTGTCAGGCCGCCGAAGAGGCATTCTGGTCCTTTGGATATTCTACACGTCAGGAGCGCGCCGATTTTCTGAATGCGATTGCCGATGAAATCGACGCGCGCGGGGCGCAAATCACCGAAATTGGAACTCAGGAAACCGGATTGCCAGAAGCGCGTCTTGAAGGTGAGCGCGGGCGGACCATTGGCCAGCTGCGCCTGTTCGCCAGCCACATTCTCGCAGGTGATTACCTAGACAAGCGCCATGACGCGGCGCTGCCAGAACGCGCTCCGATCCCGCGACCAGACCTGAAGCTTGTGCAGCGCCCGATTGGCCCCGTTGCCGTCTTCGGTGCGTCAAACTTCCCGCTCGCCTTCTCCACAGCAGGTGGCGACACCGCATCTGCGTTGGCCGCAGGTTGCCCTGTTGTCGTGAAGGGCCACAGCGCCCATCCGGGGACAGGCGAGATCATTGCGGAGGCGATCAACGCGGCGATTGCACGCTGCAAGGTTCACCCGGGTGTCTTCTCGTTAATACAGGGAGGCAAGCGTGATGTTGGGACCGCACTTGTGCAACACCCGCTTATCAATGCAGTCGGCTTTACGGGATCGCTCGGGGGTGGGCGCGCGTTGTTCGATCTGTGCGCTCAGCGCCCCAATCCTATTCCATTCTTCGGTGAGCTCGGCTCCGTCAACCCGATGTTCCTCTTGCCCTCTGCAATTGCCAACCGGAGCCAAGATATCGGCGCGGGATGGGCCGCCTCGATGACAATGGGGGCGGGACAGTTCTGCACCAATCCCGGGATTGCAGTTGTGATTGACGGCCCTGATGCTGACGCATTCGCCGAGGCTGCAACTCAGGCGCTTGAGGCAACGAGCGCGCAAACCATGCTGACCGATGGGATAGCCGAGGCCTATCGCAAAGGCCGCGACCGTGTCTCTGCGGCCAAAGGGATTACGGAGTTGCTGACCACGACGTGCAACCTGCGAAATGCCACACCCTACCTCTATGCGACCACCGGCGAGGCATGGCTGGCGAATGAGGCTCTTGGCGAAGAGGTGTTCGGCCCGCTTGGCCTAATCGTTCGTGTCAAAGACCAAGCCGAGATGCTGGAGGTCGCGAAAGCTCTTGAAGGACAACTGACCTGCACGCTGCATATGGATGCCGCAGACACCGACATTGCACAAAAGCTGATGCCGGTGCTCGAACGCAAAGCGGGGCGTATTCTTGCGAACGGTTTCCCGACAGGTGTCGAGGTGAGCGACGCGATGGTCCACGGCGGTCCTTACCCTGCATCCACCAATTTTGGTGCAACATCTGTGGGGACGCTGGCAATCCGCCGGTTCTTGCGACCGGTTTGTTTCCAAAACATTCCAGACGATCTGGTTCCTGAATAG
- a CDS encoding 2'-deoxycytidine 5'-triphosphate deaminase produces the protein MAYFNPGVLADHQMQVLLERGAITADQPVTDGQIQPASLDLRLGTKAYRVRASFLTGRGHTVKERLADFTMHEIDLSSGAVLEKGCVYVVPLLEQLALPDDMVAAASAKSSIGRLDLLTRVITDNGVEFDRVPAGYTGRLYAEICPRSFSVVARTGQMLNQIIFRTGKTVMDDDELRALHAESAIVSGEAVISDGLGFSVDLKPEHGDLVGYRAKPHTGVIDLDKLGHYDPSEYWEELRTKDARLILDPGAFYILVSQQSIVIPPNCAAEMAPYLAMVGEFRVHYAGFFDPGFGYSGAGGTGSRGVLEVRCHEAPFVLEHGQTVGRLVYEHMSEVPTQLYGIDIKSNYQGQGLKLSKHFKMPA, from the coding sequence ATGGCATATTTCAATCCCGGCGTGCTTGCCGATCACCAAATGCAGGTGCTGCTTGAGCGTGGGGCGATCACCGCCGACCAGCCTGTCACCGACGGTCAAATCCAGCCTGCCTCTCTTGATTTGCGCCTTGGCACCAAAGCTTATCGCGTGCGCGCATCTTTCCTGACGGGTCGGGGCCACACAGTGAAGGAGCGCCTCGCCGACTTCACCATGCACGAAATCGACTTGTCCTCCGGCGCCGTGCTGGAAAAAGGCTGCGTCTATGTCGTGCCGTTGCTGGAACAGCTTGCCCTGCCCGATGACATGGTTGCGGCGGCGTCCGCCAAATCCTCCATCGGACGGCTGGACTTGCTAACCCGAGTGATCACTGACAACGGCGTCGAATTCGATCGCGTCCCCGCTGGATATACGGGCCGCCTTTATGCCGAGATTTGTCCCCGCTCGTTCTCGGTCGTCGCGCGCACAGGACAGATGCTAAACCAGATCATCTTCCGCACTGGAAAAACCGTCATGGATGACGACGAGTTGCGCGCCCTTCACGCCGAAAGCGCAATCGTATCCGGCGAGGCCGTGATCTCTGACGGGCTGGGCTTCTCGGTCGATTTGAAGCCAGAGCACGGCGATCTGGTGGGCTACCGCGCCAAACCGCATACCGGCGTGATCGACCTCGACAAGCTCGGGCATTATGACCCATCCGAATATTGGGAAGAATTGCGCACGAAAGACGCCCGCCTGATCCTCGATCCCGGCGCATTCTATATCCTTGTCAGCCAGCAAAGTATTGTTATTCCACCTAATTGCGCGGCAGAGATGGCTCCATATTTGGCCATGGTCGGCGAATTTCGCGTCCACTACGCGGGCTTCTTCGACCCCGGTTTCGGCTACTCCGGAGCTGGCGGCACAGGGTCCCGAGGCGTGCTGGAGGTGCGCTGCCACGAAGCCCCCTTTGTGCTGGAACACGGACAAACAGTTGGGCGCCTTGTCTATGAACACATGTCCGAGGTGCCAACGCAGCTCTACGGCATCGACATAAAGTCAAACTATCAGGGCCAAGGGCTGAAACTATCGAAGCATTTTAAGATGCCTGCCTAG